GGGGTTGGCTTCTCCCTGAAGATAATCCAGGAAGCTGGTGAAGCGTTCGGAGACGTAGCGGAAGCGGGCTAAGTAAACCCCGGAAAAGGGGGCCAGGGCCAAGGCCCCTGCCAGGCTTACCATGATGAGCCGCCGCCAGGGCACCCCCGCCAGGATGAAGAGGAGGGCCCCCAAGGTGACCAGGAAAAGGGCGGTGGCAAAATCGGGTTCCACCAACACCAGGCCTGCGGTGAGGCCCACCAGGGCTGCGGCCCCCACGATGGGGTAGTCATTCCCCTTCCGCCCCACAAAGGAGGCCAGGTAGAAGACCAGGGCCACCTTGGCCAGTTCCGAGGGCTGGAAGTTCAAAGGCCCCAGGTCCAGCCACCGCCGCACCCCGCCCGGCCCGTTGCCCACGAAAAGGACCAGGAGGAGAAGGCCCAAGGTGGCCAGGAGGAGGAGGCGGGCGTGGCGAAGAAGCTTCTCAGGAGGCAGGACGAATCCCAAAGCCAGGGCAACTAGGGCCAGGGCGATGCGCAGAAGATGGTTCGGGAGAAGGTCAGGCTCGGCAACCCCCACGCCCAGGAGGCCGAAGGCCAGGAGGAGAAGGGTGCTCAGGAGGAGGATGGGGTCCATGGCTCACCTCCCAGAGCATAGACGGCCTCCCGGAAAGCCTGGGCACGGTCCTGGTAGTCCTTGAACTGGTCAAAGCTGGTCGCTAAGGGGGCTAGGAGAACGCTCCCTTTGTCCAGGCGCTTGAGGGCTTCCGCCACCGCCCGTTCCATAGCCTTGCGGCCATCCGCCTCGAGGATGGCCACCACCTCCACCCCGTCCCCCAAGGCTTGCGCCATCTTGGGACCATCCCGGCCGATGGCCAGCACCACCCGTACCCGGGAAAGCAAGGGGCGCAAGGGGCCTAGGTCCGCCCCCTTGTCCTCCCCCCCCAGGATCCAGGCAATGGGCGAGGGGGCGGCTTCCAGGGCCGCCTGGACGGCGGGGGTGCGGGTGGCGATGGAGTCATCGATAAAGACCACCTCTCCCTTGCGGGCGAAGGCCTGAAAGCGGTGGGGAGGCGAGGGAAGGGTCCTTAGGCTAGCCTTCAGGGCCTCCTCGTCCAAGGGCTTTCCCAGTAGCTCCAGGTAGGCCCGGGTGGCGGTGAGGGCCGCTTGCAGGTTGGTTTCCCTAGGGCTTTCGGCGGGCAGGAAGGGGTAGAGCCGGGCGGGGGAAGCCTCGGCCGCCTGGCGCACCCGGGGGTCTTCCTGGTTGTACACCAAGGCATCCCCTGGGGTCAGGTTTTTGAGGAGGTTGAGCTTGGCCCGGTGGTAGGCTTCCAGGCTCCCGTGCCGGTCCAGGTGGTCCACCCCCAGGTTGAGGAGGACCGCCACCCGGGGGCGAAAGGCATGGATCCTTTCCAGTTGAAAACTGGAAAGCTCGGCCACCGCCACCTCGGCTTCGTCCACCACGCTCACCAGGGGGGGGTCCACGTTGCCGCCCTCCAAGGCCTTCAGCCCTTGCCCCCTTAGCAGGTGGGCAGTGAAAAGCGTGGTGGAGGTTTTTCCGGCGGTACCGGTGATGCCGATGATGGGGGTGGAAGAGAGGCGGTAGGCCAGCTCCGCCTCCCCGAGGATCCGGGCCCCGCGTTCCCCCAAGGCCCTCAGCCGGGGATGGGAAAGGGGTACCCCGGGGGCGGCCACCACCTCGCGGTAATCCCCTTCCAACTCCCAGTCGGGGGTGAAACCCAAGGCCATGGCCTCTTGGACCTCTTCTACCTTCGGGTGGTCGTCGTAAAAGCGGGCGGGAAGGCCCCGTCTTTTTAGGTAACGCAGCACCCCAAGCCCGCTTCGCCCAAGGCCGTAGACCAGGATCATGCCCCACCTCCCATAAAGGCCAAGGCGGTGGCCAAGGCGGTGAGGATGGCGAAGCGGAAGACGATCTTGGCCTCCTCCCAGCCGGATAGCTCCAGGTGGTGGTGCAGGGGGCTCATGCGCAGAAGCCGCCTTCCCGTCTTGCGAAAGTAGAGGACCTGGATCACCACCGAGAGCACCTCCAGCACGGGCACGATGGCCGCCAAGGGTAGGAGCCAAAGCTTGCCCGTGAGGGCGAAGAGCCCCGCCACCATCCCCCCCAGGGCCTGGCTTCCCGTGTCCCCCATGAAGACCTTGGCCTTGGGGGCATTGTGCCAGAGGAACCCCAAAAGGCTCCCCAGGAGGGTTTGGGCGAAGGGGTAGGGGTAGAAGGGGAGGAGGAGGATGGTGGTGATGCTGGCCAAGAGCCCGTCCAGGCCGTCGGTGAAGTTGAAGGCATTGGCTGCGCCCACCACCGCCAGCAGGATGAGAACCACGTCCAGGATAGGCCAAGGGGTGTAGGCCACCTGCCGCACCGCCCAAAGGGCGAAGACCAGGGCCATGAGGGTTTGCAGGGCCAGCTTTTCCCGCGCCCGCAGGGGGCGGGCCAGGCTTCCCCCTAGGTCGTCCAGCAGTCCAAGAAGGGCAAAGCCCAAACCCAAAAGCCAAAGGCCAAGGAATCCATCCCTCCCCAGAAGCCAGTAGGCCAGGAAAGCGGCCAGGAGGAAGGCCACCCCTCCCATGCTGGGGGTACCCTCCTTGGCCAGATGGCTTTGGGGCCCATCCGCACGCACCTTCTTGCCTAGGCCCAGGCTTCTCATGAATACGATCCAAACCGCCGTGAAGAACCAGGAGAGGAGGAGGGCTAGGGCCATACCACCTCCTTGCAGGAGGCCGTCCGCATGCTGGGAACGAGGTAGAGGGTTTCCTCCCAGGTGGCGACATCTTGGGCTTCCGCCACCGGTTTGGCCCCCTCGGGCCGTACCACATAGACCCGGTTTCCTATAAGGGCCACCACCCCGCAGATCCCTGCCTGGGCCTTGCGGGCGGGGTGGGGGAGGGAGAGCCTGTGCCCATCAGGATAGAAGTAGGCTTCCTCTCCCAGGGCCACCACCCGTCGCTCCCAGACCACCACTTGCTGGAAAGCGCCTTGCCTGAGGAGCTCCCCTTCCCGGTAGAGGCCGGTTTTTCCCACCCAGAATAGCCCTTCTTCCGTCCAGACGCCATCCCTTGCGGGATAGGGAAGGAGGTTTCCCTCCGCATACACCGCTTCCCCCAGACCCACTACCCCTTTCCCCCCCGAGGCCCTTAGAAAGCGGGGGACGCTGGGCAGGGGTAGGCTTTCCAAGTGGCCGTCCTGGTAGCGTAGGAGTTGGTAAGGGTAGGCGGCGTAAAGGCTGGTGGCGTCGGCATCCAGGAAGAGGGGAGATCCTGGCAGGGCCACCTGGAACCGGCCCGTGACCAGGCCCCCTTGGGCAAACCCTCCGGGATACGGCAGCACCGGGGGTGGGGCCTGCAAGGGGGCACAGGCGGGAAGCAGGGTTAGGGGAAGCAACGCCGTCAACCGTCCCATAGTTCCAAAAGCCTTTCCAAGCCCACACCTCTTGAGGCCTTCAGATAGACCAGGTCGCCGGCCTGTACCCTCTCCTTGAGCCACAGAAGGGCCTCCTCGAGGGTTTCCACCGCCTCGCCGCCCAGGGCCGCCTGGGCCTTGGCGTAGCTTCCCACGTAAAGGGGGCTAAGGCCCAGCCGCAAGGCTTCCTCGGCCACTTCCAGGTGGAGCTTCAGGGCTTGGTCACCCAGCTCCAGCATCTCCCCCAGCACCGCCCACTTGCGCCCAGGCTGGGCGGCAAGCCAGGCCAGCCCCGCCCGCACCGACAGGGGGTTGGCGTTGTAGGCGTCGTTCAAAAACACCACTCCGTCCTTCTCCCGCCGCTCCATCCGTCCAGGGGGGAGGACCAAGTGAGCGAGGCGCTCGGCCACCTCCGTGGTATCCTGGCCCAGGACCTCCGCCACCCCCAAGGCAGCCAAGGCGGCCAGGGCCGGGCCCATGCCGGGATAGGGCACCCGCACCTCCCAGGGGCCGTAGCGGAAACGGCTTTCCGTGGGGAGGAGCCGCAAGTCCTCTCCCCGGAAGGTGGCCTCGCCAAAGCCGTAAGTGGGGAGGTCCTGGTCCAGGCCAAAGCGGCCCAAAACCTCAGCCGCTTGCAGGCTCACCACGGCCTGGGGAGCGGAGAGGAGGCCTACTTCCTCCCGCACCACCCCCTCGAGGCTGCCAAAGGCCAGAAGGTGTTCCTCCCCTAAGGCGGTAAGCACCGCAAGGTGTGGCTTGGCTAGGCCCATGAGCTCGGCCATTTCTCCCACCCGGTCCACCCCCAGCTCCACCACGCACCCGGGGGCCTTTGGGTCAAGCCCCAGGAAAAAACGGGCCAGGGGAGGGGCCGTGTTCTGGTTTCCCTGGGGCGCAGGGAGGCCGAGGGCCTGGGCGATGGCCTCCTTGGTGGTGGTTTTACCGGAGCTTCCCCCCACGGCCACCACCGTTCCCGGAAAGAGGTCCCGCAACCTTTCCCCGAGGGCCAAAAGGGCCCGGTAGGTGTCCTTTACCTCCACCGTGGCCGGTCCGGGTTGGTCGGAGAGGACCAGGTGGGCGCCTCTAGCTAGGGCTTCTTCCGCAAACACCCGGCCATGGGTGTTCCTTCCGGGTAACGCCACAAAAAGGCTTCCCGGCTGGACCTCCCGGCTGTCCCAACGGAGGTCGTGGACGGGTTTTCCGCCGGGGTGAAGCCTTCCCTTTGTGGCCCCGGCCACCCATTCCGGCGTTATTTCCCTAACATGATGTACATACACAAGCTACTCACCGCCCTTCAGCATAGGGGGGTACGCCGCGGTATGCCAAGAGCCCGGCGGCCACCTCCCGGAAGATGGGGGCCGCCACCTGGCTGCCGTAGACCTCCCCCTTGGGGTAGTGGATGGCCACCACCACGGTGTATAGGGGCTGGTCGCCGGGTACGAAACCGGCAAACCAGGCGGTAAAGACCTCCTGGGAATAGCGGCCATTCACCACCACCTGGGCCGTGCCGGTTTTCCCCGCCAGGGGATAGCCGGCAAGCCGGGCCCGGGGCGCAAGCCCCTCCTGTAGGGCCTGGCGGATGGCCCGAGCGGTGGCCTGGGAAAAGACCTGTTCGGACCTCGCTTCCTGGTGGGTAAAGAGCCGGGGGGAGCGGTAGGTGCCATCAACCAAGGCGTTAAAGGCGGCTGCCAGGTGCAAGGGGGTTACCAGGAAACCCTGGCCGAAGCTGTGGTTGGCGTAGGCGGCGGGGCTCCAGGCGTTAGGGGGGTTAACCACCGGAGCGGCCACCCTTACCCCGGGGAGGGGAGAGGGATCGGTGAGGTGGAGCCTCTCCATGTACCGGTAGAACACCTGCTTGGGCAAGGCCTCGGCCAGCAGGCTGATTCCCACGTTGGAGGAGTAACGAAGCACCTCGGCCAAGGTGAGGACCGGGGGATGGGGGACGGCGTCCCGGATGCTCCATCCGTCCACCACCCGGTGCATGGGGGCTTCCACCCGGGTGGCCAGGGTGGCCTTGCCCTCTTCCAGGAGCATGGCCGCGGTGAAGGGTTTCATGGTGGAGCCCACCTCCAGGGGTACCAGGAAGGCGTGGTTTCGCCAGGAAACGTCCTTGGCCGGGTCCTTCCTGGGCGCTAAGGGGTCAAAGGCGGGCCCGTTGGCCACGGCCCTGAGATTCCCGTCCCGATCCATGACCACAAGGGCGCCGAAGGCTCCCCGGCTTCGCGCTAGCCCTTCCCATAGCGCCCTTTCCGCCATGGCCTGGATCCAGGGATCCAGGGTGAGGGTGAAGGACCGGCCCGCCTCGAGGGCCGCGTTTAAGTCCCGCTCCAGCCCCTCCAAGCCCCGGCCCGAGCCCCGTTCCCCAAAGCCCAAAAGTTGGCTGGCGCTTGTCCCCAAGGGGTAGTAACGCCCCTCCTTTAGGCTTAGGGCCAGGGGGGTACCGTCCTGGGCGTAGAGGGTACCCCTGAGCCCAGGGGCTGGAGGTGGAGGCGTGAGGATCCTGGGGGGATGGGTTACCAGGCTGTAGAGCCCTAGGGCGAAGAGCACGAGCCAAAGGGCCAGCCCTAAAAAGACCCAGGATACGCGGCCTAGGCTTAGGGTCACCGCACCCACCTCCCCTGGCTCATGGGCAGGAATCCCTCTTTCTTAGCCCAGGAGAGCACCCGGTGGGGCTGGTTAGCTTGCCACCTTTCCTTGAGCAGGGCTTCCTCCTGGATGCCCAACTTGGCCAACTCCTCCTCCATCTTGGCCAGGTGGGCCTTTTCCAGCTGGTTGCGGTGGCCCAGGGCGAAGACCAAAAGGAGGGCCAGGAGGTAAAGGAGGCCGAAGCGCAGGGCTGTGGCTGGGCTTCCCTGGAGGCGCATCAGGCCACCTCCTTTTCCGCGGCCCTGAGCTTGGCGCTGCGGGACCGGGGGTTTCCGGCTATCTCCTCGGGGCTCGGGGTGATGGGCTTTTTGGTGAGCACTTTCAGGTTGCTTTCCTTCAGAAAGCGCTTTACCAGACGGTCTTCCAGGGAGTGGAAGGTAATGACCACCAGCCGTCCCCCAGGGGCCAGGACCTCCTCGGCTTGCCTGAGGAATTCCTCCAGCGCACCCAGCTCGTCGTTCACGTACATGCGAATGGCTTGGAAGGTCTTACGGGCGGGGTGGCCGGCCTTGCGGAAGCCCACCGCCTGCCGCACGGTCTCGGCCAGCTCCAAAGTGGTGCGGATGGGGGTTTTGCGCCTTCTTTCCACGATGGCCTTGGCGATGCGGTAGGCCTGCTTCTCCTCCCCCAGGTCCCGCAAGATGCGGTGGAGGTCTTCCAAGGGCAGGGTGTTCACCACCTCGTAGGCGGTGGGGCCTTCCTCCCCCATGCGCATGTCCAGGGGGCCTTCCTTCTGGTAGCTGAAGCCCCGCTTGGGATCTTCCAGGTGGAAGCTGCTTACCCCCAGATCCGCCAGGATGCCCGCCACCTGGTTAACCCCGGCCTCTTCGAGGACCTCCTTTAGGTGGCGGAAGTTGCGCTGAAAGACCCTAAGCCCAGGAAGGTTCAGGGTCCTTGCCCGGGCCACGGCCTCGGGATCCTGGTCCAGGCCGATGACCAGGCCCCCCCGCTCCAGGATGCCCTTGGCGTGCCCGGCTCCCCCCAAGGTGGCGTCCACGTAGACTTCTCCAGGGCGAATCTGAAGCCAATAGAGAGCCTCTTCGTACAGAACGGGAATGTGCTGGGTAATGGCGTTCATAATCTCCTATCCAATAAGTCCTCGCAAGGCCTCGGGGGCCGGTGGGTTTTGCATGATCTCCTCTATGGTCTTCCACCAGCGCTCCTGGCTCCAAATCTCCAGCCTCCCCGGGGCTCCGGCGATCACCACCTCACCCCCTTCCTGGAGGCCGGCGAACTGGCGGAGGGGAGGGGGAATCAGGACCCGGGAAGCATTGTCCATGCGGGTCTTATAGGCTCCGGAGTAGAAGAAGCGCACGAAGGCCCGGGCCTGGGCGTCGGTGAGGGGGAGGTTGACCAGCTGCTCCTCAATCTTCCGCCAGCGATCGGAGGGGAAGACATAGAGGCACCCCTCCATCCCCCGGGTGAGCACCAGGCCGTCCTCGAGGAAATCCCGGAAGGGGCCGGGGATCACCACCCGCCCCTTGTCGTCCAGGCTGTACTGGTACTCGCCGAAGGGCATTTCCCACCTGGTCCCACCCTCTGGGGCTTTTGGAGGTTCGGGTTACCCAAAAGGTCCTTACCCACAAGAGGGTTTTCCTTAGGGAGTATAGCATAGATCTCCCACAGTTTTCCACCATCTCCCACCCTGGTCCCACTTACGTCCCACTCTTGCCACCAGAAAAAACCCCAAGCCGAAGCTTGGGGAGCCCCAGGACAGGGCGTAAGCCGGGTTCTGTTTTCGGCGGTCATCTCTCTGGGACCGGCGTCGCCGCCGGCCTCAAGCAGCCCATCCCAGGGGTTCTGGCGGGCCGGGCAAGCCCTTCCCCTCTACTGGGCCTTGCACCGGGTGGGGTTTGCCGTGCCGCCCCTGTTGCCAGGAGGCGCGGTGGGCTCTTACCCCACCGTTTCACCCTTGCCCGCACCAGGCCTAGCCTGGCCGCTGGCGGTCTTTTCTCTGTGGCACTTTCCGTCGGGTTACCCCGCCCAGCCGTTAGCTGGCACCCTGCCCTATGGTGCCCGGACTTTCCTCACCCGGGAGGTTCGGCTCCCGGGCGCGACCGCCCCCCTGTCCTGGGGCATCCTCCATTCTAGCCCGGTTTTGGGGTAAAGTGAAGGGGTGCGGGTTCCTTGGTATTGGCCCTTAGAGCAAAGGGGGGTGTAGGGGGTTATAATCCCCCGGTTTTTGGACCGGGGATACATGGGTCAGCGAAGCTACATTAACTCCCCCACGTGTCCCGCAGAGGCACATGGCACATTTTGTGGTAGGTGTGCTATGATATGCCCGTGGACCGGAAGCACCGTCCACCCGTGGCAGAGCTTGAGCATTGCGCTCGCCTGCCGATACGGAGTCAAGGTTTTTTCTGGGCTCGGACGGAGCCTTCAGGGATGGGCACTGTGCAAGCAGTCTCATCATTCCTGAGAAGCCTCGTTCTTCAGAACGGGGAGTCGTCACTGCTCCTTCTCCTGGCCTTGGTGGGGCTTGGGGTTTTGGGGGTGATCTGGCTTCTTATGGCCCTGGCCGTAGGCCTCGGGGCGGCTTGGGTGGCCTGGGAGCGCCTCCGCCGAAGTCTCTTCGGCCCCAGGTGGCGGCGTCTGCCCCCGCCGTAGGCTTGCGGCAAGCCAGGGCAAGGGTTAAACTAGGAGGCGGTTTTGCGCACGGCCAAGACCGTGCGAAAGGAGGCGAAACGTGAAGGAAGGCATCCACCCCAAGCTGGTTCCCGCCCGCATCATCTGCGGTTGCGGCAACGTCATCCACACCTACTCCACCCGGCCCGAAATCCACGTGGAGGTTTGCAGCCACTGCCACCCCTTCTTCACGGGGCAGCAACGCTTTGTGGACACGGAAGGCCGCGTGGAGCGTTTCCAGCGCCGTTACGGGGATTCCTACCGCAAGGGGCGCTGAGGCTACGCTTACGTTGGGGAAAGACGAGGCCCTTCGGGGCCTCGTTTCCTCTTCCTAAAAGCTTCAGGAAGAGGGTTTCCTTGCTTGGTCCTCCCTGGCGTACCTCCAGGGGAAGCTGGGCCCAGGGGTCCTAATGGCCCCCGGGAGCAGGCGGTCTTCGCCCTCGGGCAGCTGCCTGCCTTCTGGGCCGGGGCCAAGGTGGCCTTCTGCCGCATGCCCTGGAGGTGCTGGTGGACACCTTGACCTGAGGTTCAGGGGCGTGGCCTGGGGTTACCCTATCCCCGGGTAAAATCCAGGGCAGGATGCCTCCGGTAGTGCACCGCCAAGGTTGGATTGAGGTCATAGCCGGGCCCATGTTCTCCGGCAAGAGCGAGGAGCTCATCCGCCGGGTCAAGCGGGCCCTTATCGCCCGGCAGCGGGTTTTGGTGTTCAAGCCCAGGCTGGATACCCGCTACCACGAAAGCCAAGTGGTGAGCCACGACGGCCAGCGGGTGGAGGCCATCCCCGTGGGCGAGGCCAGGGAAATAGAGGCGTACCTATCCCCCTGGCCCCAGGTGGTGGCCGTGGACGAGGTGCAGTTTCTGGATGCCGGCCTTTTGCCCTTGGCGGAGGGACTGGCCCGGCAGGGGGTGCGGGTGATCCTGGCGGGGCTGGACCTGGACTTCCGTGGGGAACCCTTTGGCCTCATGCCGGAGCTTCTGGCCCGGGCGGAGTTCGTGGAGAAGCTCACCGCCATCTGCGCCCAGTGCGGAGCCCCGGCCACCCGTACGCAGCGCTTGGTGGACGGCAAACCGGCCCGGTACACGGACCCCATCATCCTGGTGGGGGCCAAGGAGCACTACGAGCCCCGGTGCCGGGCCTGCCACCAAGTGGACTACTGAGAGAGGGGCAGGCTGGCCCCCTGGCGCTTTTTAAAGCGGACCTCCAGAACCCCCTGGCGCAGGCTGGCTTGGGCGGTGCCTTCCTCTATGGGCCCGGGGAGGTCCAGGGTACGGCGGAAGGTGCCCATGGGCCTTTCCTCCAGGAGGTAAACCCCAGGCGAGGGGTGGCGGATGCCCGCCAGGGTGATGCGGCTTCCCTCCTCCAGAAGCTCTAGGTCTTCGGGACGCACGCCAGGTAGGTCCACCAACAGGATATAGTGCTCCTCGTCTTCCAGGAGGTCCACCCTAGGGGTCCAGGCGGCGGGTTCCTCCCCGGTGAGCTGGTAGGCCAGCTCGGCGATGCGCTCCTGCAGCTCTTTTAGCTTACGCAGGGTTTCCAGGCGGTCTAGGCGCTCCAGCATGCCCTTAGCATAAGGGATGTGCAGGCGATACCGGTTCTGGCGGGGCCTACGGGAAGCGGTAAGACCCTCCTGGCCTTGAGGCTTGGGGAGGAGCTTCCCCTCGAGGTGGTTTCCGCCGACGCCACCATGGTCTATCGGGGTCTGGACATCGGCACGGACAAACCCACCCCGGAGGAGAGGCGGAAGGTGCCCCACCACCTGGTGGACATCCTGGATCCCTCGGAGGTCCTGAGTGTGGTGCGCTGGGTGGAGCTGGCGGAAACGGCCATCGCCGATATCCTGGCCCGGGGAGGCATCCCTTTGGTGGTGGGGGGGACGGGGTACTACATCCGGGCCCTTTCCCAGGGGCTTCCCACCCTGCCGCCACCCGATCCCCAGGTGCAGGAAGCCCTTTGGCGGGAGCTGGAGGAAAGGGGTCTGGAGGCCTTGGTGGCCGAGCTTTACCGGATGAGCCCGGAGGATGCCCTGCGGGTGGATAAAAACCCCAGGCGGCTGGTGCGGGCCTTGGAGGTGGTGAGGCGCACGGGAATCCCCCCTGCCCGCTTTCCCCCTCGCCCGCCCCGGTTTGCCTACAGGAAGCTGGTTCTCTGGCCCGAGCGCGGTTGGCTTTTCCCCAAGCTGGAGGAAAGGGCCAAGCGCCAGTTCGCCCGGGGCTTGGTGGAGGAGGTAAAGGCCCTTTTGCAGCGGTACCCCACCATGCCCACCGCCCTCCAGGCCATTGGCTACAAGGAGGTGGTGGGGTACCTGAGGGGGGAGTACGGCCTGGAGGAAGCCCTGGCCCGGGATATCCAGGCGGTGAAGGCCTACGCCAGGCGGCAGTACACCTGGTTCCGGCGCGAGCCCGGCCACGTCACCTACTTGCCGAGGGGTGGGGAGGAGGCCTACCTA
The window above is part of the Thermus albus genome. Proteins encoded here:
- a CDS encoding FtsW/RodA/SpoVE family cell cycle protein; the protein is MDPILLLSTLLLLAFGLLGVGVAEPDLLPNHLLRIALALVALALGFVLPPEKLLRHARLLLLATLGLLLLVLFVGNGPGGVRRWLDLGPLNFQPSELAKVALVFYLASFVGRKGNDYPIVGAAALVGLTAGLVLVEPDFATALFLVTLGALLFILAGVPWRRLIMVSLAGALALAPFSGVYLARFRYVSERFTSFLDYLQGEANPTQTAYQVLQAQKALVLAGPFGQGPSGNLPHLPEAHNDMVFASVVFATGWLGGLMVLLLYFLLFARGLSLALRLPGPLGLVALGLTLDLTLQAALNIGVTVGFLPVTGVPLPLVSYGGSSLLVSGFAVGVMMRLAREAPRKGVQPWSS
- a CDS encoding Mur ligase family protein, which codes for MILVYGLGRSGLGVLRYLKRRGLPARFYDDHPKVEEVQEAMALGFTPDWELEGDYREVVAAPGVPLSHPRLRALGERGARILGEAELAYRLSSTPIIGITGTAGKTSTTLFTAHLLRGQGLKALEGGNVDPPLVSVVDEAEVAVAELSSFQLERIHAFRPRVAVLLNLGVDHLDRHGSLEAYHRAKLNLLKNLTPGDALVYNQEDPRVRQAAEASPARLYPFLPAESPRETNLQAALTATRAYLELLGKPLDEEALKASLRTLPSPPHRFQAFARKGEVVFIDDSIATRTPAVQAALEAAPSPIAWILGGEDKGADLGPLRPLLSRVRVVLAIGRDGPKMAQALGDGVEVVAILEADGRKAMERAVAEALKRLDKGSVLLAPLATSFDQFKDYQDRAQAFREAVYALGGEPWTPSSS
- a CDS encoding phospho-N-acetylmuramoyl-pentapeptide-transferase translates to MALALLLSWFFTAVWIVFMRSLGLGKKVRADGPQSHLAKEGTPSMGGVAFLLAAFLAYWLLGRDGFLGLWLLGLGFALLGLLDDLGGSLARPLRAREKLALQTLMALVFALWAVRQVAYTPWPILDVVLILLAVVGAANAFNFTDGLDGLLASITTILLLPFYPYPFAQTLLGSLLGFLWHNAPKAKVFMGDTGSQALGGMVAGLFALTGKLWLLPLAAIVPVLEVLSVVIQVLYFRKTGRRLLRMSPLHHHLELSGWEEAKIVFRFAILTALATALAFMGGGA
- a CDS encoding UDP-N-acetylmuramoyl-tripeptide--D-alanyl-D-alanine ligase, whose translation is MAGATKGRLHPGGKPVHDLRWDSREVQPGSLFVALPGRNTHGRVFAEEALARGAHLVLSDQPGPATVEVKDTYRALLALGERLRDLFPGTVVAVGGSSGKTTTKEAIAQALGLPAPQGNQNTAPPLARFFLGLDPKAPGCVVELGVDRVGEMAELMGLAKPHLAVLTALGEEHLLAFGSLEGVVREEVGLLSAPQAVVSLQAAEVLGRFGLDQDLPTYGFGEATFRGEDLRLLPTESRFRYGPWEVRVPYPGMGPALAALAALGVAEVLGQDTTEVAERLAHLVLPPGRMERREKDGVVFLNDAYNANPLSVRAGLAWLAAQPGRKWAVLGEMLELGDQALKLHLEVAEEALRLGLSPLYVGSYAKAQAALGGEAVETLEEALLWLKERVQAGDLVYLKASRGVGLERLLELWDG
- a CDS encoding peptidoglycan D,D-transpeptidase FtsI family protein, translated to MGAVTLSLGRVSWVFLGLALWLVLFALGLYSLVTHPPRILTPPPPAPGLRGTLYAQDGTPLALSLKEGRYYPLGTSASQLLGFGERGSGRGLEGLERDLNAALEAGRSFTLTLDPWIQAMAERALWEGLARSRGAFGALVVMDRDGNLRAVANGPAFDPLAPRKDPAKDVSWRNHAFLVPLEVGSTMKPFTAAMLLEEGKATLATRVEAPMHRVVDGWSIRDAVPHPPVLTLAEVLRYSSNVGISLLAEALPKQVFYRYMERLHLTDPSPLPGVRVAAPVVNPPNAWSPAAYANHSFGQGFLVTPLHLAAAFNALVDGTYRSPRLFTHQEARSEQVFSQATARAIRQALQEGLAPRARLAGYPLAGKTGTAQVVVNGRYSQEVFTAWFAGFVPGDQPLYTVVVAIHYPKGEVYGSQVAAPIFREVAAGLLAYRGVPPYAEGR
- the rsmH gene encoding 16S rRNA (cytosine(1402)-N(4))-methyltransferase RsmH; the encoded protein is MNAITQHIPVLYEEALYWLQIRPGEVYVDATLGGAGHAKGILERGGLVIGLDQDPEAVARARTLNLPGLRVFQRNFRHLKEVLEEAGVNQVAGILADLGVSSFHLEDPKRGFSYQKEGPLDMRMGEEGPTAYEVVNTLPLEDLHRILRDLGEEKQAYRIAKAIVERRRKTPIRTTLELAETVRQAVGFRKAGHPARKTFQAIRMYVNDELGALEEFLRQAEEVLAPGGRLVVITFHSLEDRLVKRFLKESNLKVLTKKPITPSPEEIAGNPRSRSAKLRAAEKEVA
- the mraZ gene encoding division/cell wall cluster transcriptional repressor MraZ, with the protein product MPFGEYQYSLDDKGRVVIPGPFRDFLEDGLVLTRGMEGCLYVFPSDRWRKIEEQLVNLPLTDAQARAFVRFFYSGAYKTRMDNASRVLIPPPLRQFAGLQEGGEVVIAGAPGRLEIWSQERWWKTIEEIMQNPPAPEALRGLIG
- the rpmE gene encoding 50S ribosomal protein L31, whose amino-acid sequence is MKEGIHPKLVPARIICGCGNVIHTYSTRPEIHVEVCSHCHPFFTGQQRFVDTEGRVERFQRRYGDSYRKGR
- a CDS encoding thymidine kinase, translating into MPPVVHRQGWIEVIAGPMFSGKSEELIRRVKRALIARQRVLVFKPRLDTRYHESQVVSHDGQRVEAIPVGEAREIEAYLSPWPQVVAVDEVQFLDAGLLPLAEGLARQGVRVILAGLDLDFRGEPFGLMPELLARAEFVEKLTAICAQCGAPATRTQRLVDGKPARYTDPIILVGAKEHYEPRCRACHQVDY
- a CDS encoding Hsp20/alpha crystallin family protein; this translates as MLERLDRLETLRKLKELQERIAELAYQLTGEEPAAWTPRVDLLEDEEHYILLVDLPGVRPEDLELLEEGSRITLAGIRHPSPGVYLLEERPMGTFRRTLDLPGPIEEGTAQASLRQGVLEVRFKKRQGASLPLSQ
- the miaA gene encoding tRNA (adenosine(37)-N6)-dimethylallyltransferase MiaA, which gives rise to MQAIPVLAGPTGSGKTLLALRLGEELPLEVVSADATMVYRGLDIGTDKPTPEERRKVPHHLVDILDPSEVLSVVRWVELAETAIADILARGGIPLVVGGTGYYIRALSQGLPTLPPPDPQVQEALWRELEERGLEALVAELYRMSPEDALRVDKNPRRLVRALEVVRRTGIPPARFPPRPPRFAYRKLVLWPERGWLFPKLEERAKRQFARGLVEEVKALLQRYPTMPTALQAIGYKEVVGYLRGEYGLEEALARDIQAVKAYARRQYTWFRREPGHVTYLPRGGEEAYLGFRDWLNLHFRL